In Rhipicephalus sanguineus isolate Rsan-2018 chromosome 1, BIME_Rsan_1.4, whole genome shotgun sequence, the DNA window AACTCTTTACTCCCGACCTTTATCCCCAGAAAGCCGGGAACCAAAAGCAAGCCGTTgtcagaagcacgtcatcgcccCATTATCATATTTGCATCCATGACGAAACTTtatttctttcggactcgacaaaacgaaggggggagggggctgcggttcaacttgaccccccccccctcactggaGAATCCTGCGCACAATATGCTCGCACAAGTTTCCTGAAACTCGCGCTAAGCGTAATGTCATGCCATGGCCACTGCTGTCACGCTACGTATCTTTTACCGATACGCGTGATATTAAACTCCGTTCGTGGCATTGCAGGCCCACTTTGTGGTTCGCGCAGATGTCTGCGATCGTGGTCACGCTGGTCGTCGCTGCCCTGGTCGCCTTCACTTTCGTTCTGAGAGAAGCCCAACTTACCGCGAAGGAAGCTCAAAACGCCGGCCGCGCCTTGGACATTGACGACATCGGCAACGGCACGAACATCACCGCTGCGCTGTTCGGGGACGGCGCTGCAGACTTGGTAAACAGCAGCCTGCAGGAGTGGAGTGCGGCTGTGGTGCGCGGCTCTGCGGGCTCCCCTTTCACCGGCCAGTCTTCCACGCACGACGGAGTCTCCCACTTGAAAGAACGGGGAGTTGAACGACATAGCCCGAAGCACTTCCCGAAAACGGTGCGTGGTTCGGAATCGAAGGAAAAGAAACACCTCCGCAGCAGTTCGCTCCGGCCCGGAAATAAAGTGAACCGACAGCACCCGCAAGGCGACGCATCGCAGATGCATTCCATCTAAAACAGCGCCAGAGAAGTCTCGGGTAACAGAACAGTGGCTTCAGGACTTAACATCTAGGTTTAAGGCCCACCCTCCATCAGCTTGACTTGTCGGTTTATGCAGCTTCACTCAGCGGACGTCGTAGTGGGGGCGACAATAAAGAGCATGCCTGCTGCATTCGTGTATTCAGTTGTTTGCAGATATATTGTTAAAATTCGCATTAACTTCGACCACTTGGGTACACCAAGCGAAATataatcagtttagactgataaagttaTTTGAGAACTCgtattgtcgttaatttcgcgaTCATAAGTTCATTATTAGAAGAGAACATGAAAAAGGTCCGTTTCATTTTTGAAGCTCGCGGCGAAACTTCATAACCTGAATGTCTATGTCGTCTTCGCAGCACACCAATGGGAGAACTgtcctctccctcacttccctttcccgccctctaccgatggcggcgctgcgaacggcgcctgtatgacgtcagagctgggattcgcgcgctttcgtctgctacgtaggtccagcgccgtgttgaaaccaccgttgtggtaaatctcaacagaaagcagttcaattgattatcttgcgtatggtgcctactgacgctgttcgaacaaccgtgggtctgcttttaacgttcatttagaactacagctctttgtttcttagaactgcggtcgctttttttttttccgcggcgagtgctgcgcaatggtgaagtactgctctgtgcctcagtgtgcttcgtccgcaggggcgtagccaaggggggggggggggggggggggttgggggggggttcaaacccccccccgaaatttttcaattttgcttgcgtatataggcacgcacacatacaaacgcacgcacgaacatacataaagtatggttgaacccccccccccccccccccgaaaaaaatttctggctacgcctctgttcgtccgctcgt includes these proteins:
- the LOC119373767 gene encoding uncharacterized protein LOC119373767 — protein: MTERVPFQSTARHPFMFTHRTQHQTQIQFSAGDCVTFGEEGEDEVPLTQAPGLQSEVAFQGGRHQARTQQRRHRSRSAAQRLSEGSALSALRRRLRHARTAGAKFWPTLWFAQMSAIVVTLVVAALVAFTFVLREAQLTAKEAQNAGRALDIDDIGNGTNITAALFGDGAADLVNSSLQEWSAAVVRGSAGSPFTGQSSTHDGVSHLKERGVERHSPKHFPKTVRGSESKEKKHLRSSSLRPGNKVNRQHPQGDASQMHSI